The genomic interval CCAGATATGATGAATATGTCAAGAATGGGACATGGGATGAACAGTTCAAATATAGGAGGATCTGGAATGAACATATGGAATGAAGGATCCATGTGGAATGGTATGGGAATGGGTGACGGTGGCGGAGGAGGAGGAATAATGACTGGATTTGGTAATATTGGTGCTGATAACAGTGGACTCGGTAGAGGTGGTATGGCCGGTGCCGCTCTGCCTCATGGGGGCGGTCTTCCACATGGAGGCAATATTCCCCATGGAGGTGGCCTACCGCATGCCGGTGGCCTACCGCATGCCGGTGGCCTACCGCATGCCGGTGGCCTTCCGCATGGAGGAATGGTTGGTGGAAACGACATTTTACCTCCACAAGTTATGCAACGAAAGGAGACCATACATTTAAGTACAGCAACTTTACTTCCTCCCCCTTCTGGTAAGAGTATACCTAATCTCCATAATTATTGCCTTTTTGGCATAGCAATATTCTTTTTGATTTAAAGTTTTATTGTCATAGCATTTAGATAATACTGTAAATTGTACATTGTAAATTGCATGAAATCAACAGAAAATTGTGTGTAATGTTTCTTTGTATATCATGAATCATTTATAAGTTGAGGGCAAGTAATGTTAGATCGTTGGCGATATTTCTTCTAGGTGCTCCCCCTCCATCTGTTCGTGAGAAACCATTTGGTTGTCGTACTGTATTTGTTGGTGGCCTTCCAGAAAACATAACGGGAGACATAGTGCGTGAAATGTTCGCATTTTGCGGAGAGATTGTTAGTTACAGGAAAGGAAAGAAAAACTTTTGTCATGTAAGATTTAATGATGAGATATCAGTTGATAAAGCGTTATATTTATCTGGTAAGTAGAACAATAATTGCTAATTGGATATTAATTAATGTGTCTAAGAGCTTCGGCTCATTCTGTATCAAATACCAAGTTTTTTATTCATTACGATTATTTAGATTACACAGAAATTTATGTATGCAAAATAAATGGTACGTCTAGTTCTGCAAAGAAAtcttaaaatatgttatttaaacTATTGTGGAGTAAAAACTTATCAACAACCTACACAACGCACTCATTAACAGTTTAAGAAAAGTGAAAAccaaaaaatgttttgattttttgaaCTTTACATTTTTCAGGTTATCGAATAAGCTTAAACAACAGCAAAGAACCAGACAATACTGGACGTATACATGTTGATTACGCACAGGCACGTGATGATCACTACGACTTTGAATGTAGGCAACGACAATACGCAAGGGAAATGCGTCATCGACATCGCATGGAAGAACAGTTGATGAGACCGCCCTCTCCTCCAGTTACTTCAATTCCGTACTCGGACCACGAATCTTCTGCACTTGCAGAAAAACTAAAAAGTATGTTATGTAAAAATTATTAGTGAAAAATTATTGTAATGTCATTTTCAACTGGattgttttaagctctgtctacactatcaaactagtttgacaaaaaaaagtgtgatgtgcccaaacatggtagtgacatgcccaaatatggtagtgatatgacatcatcatgtccatatatgggcacatcacagtttgttttcacataaagttttataacGTAGCCAAGGCTTCAcagaatataataaataataaatcatacataaacACTGTTTAATTTTAGGTGAAGAACATTTTGTTAAAGCAGCAACTCAGTTAATCTCATGGCTTGAACGAGGCGACTGCTCTAAGAGAACGTCTAGCAACTTTTATAGTATGATTCAGTTGACAAACAGGTAACAAAATAATCAATTGTATCAATCAATCATCAAATTGTTATATTCGGTATTTCTTGATATCTGTGCCATTTTTAAGTACCCATAATTATTTCTTTCAATTAAACCGGCTTCTCTTTTTGTATAacttgtttaaagctctgtctacactattaaactttatgtgacaaaaaaatgtgatgtggccatatatggacatgatgatgttatatcactaccatatttggcacatcacactttttttggtcaaaatagtGTGACAGAGCTTTACTGCTATAAATGTTGGCATGTTCGGTTTCTGTATTGTGTAACTGATTTGCATTAAACTAAATCGATTCATTGACTTCATCAAGTAtatcaatatttcattttaagaacatttattaattgcaaaaatggcaaaataacaatacatgagatatacattttagaaacaCGGCGAACGTTTTGCAATTTTTTAAGTAGTTTATATCAGCTGCTGATTTTACGGATTTTTTCGAGAGCTTTTCCAAATTTGATAAGTCCTTGATTGACACCGATTGACATTGTTCACGACCTCGTACTTCGATGGCAATCAAGGACTCCATAAAAGCAGCAGCTGATATATACTACTTAACAAACATATAATAAGACATTGGTGACGTGAGTACGACTTTATCATTCTAAAGATTATTATTGTGCCTTTTTGTTGATAGCCAAGTTAGAAGATTAATGATTGAAAAGCAAACATACAATGATGAGTTTGATGTTGCCAAGAATGTGTTCATACAGAGAATGCACTGTCTTTTTAATCAATGTAAGTAATAGTGTTATTGAATGAAACAGTTTAGTGAGTTTCATGATGACAGCAAAATTGGTGGTGGCTGAATTAATAAGAAGCCTTTTGATTGGTTTACCTGAATCTATGTTGGCTATAACATAGCTTTCGATTGGATGTTTTCATGAAAGCAGTAAGATGGtatatgattggtcaattaggGTCAAATTAAACAGTAGTCTTACCGTAATACGTGTGAATTGAATGTAACTACTGACGGCAAGAATTCAAACAATATGAAGCCATTTGATTGGACAGTAATATTACGCTATGATGATTGTCAACTCTGATTGGATGGATTTATACAGAAGAGTAATGTATATTCTACAAATTCAAACTTAATTCATAAGATTCTATTTCAGCAGTCTTCAATTGTTAAACTCTGATgggatttttttaaaatttgagaTTAATTTGGTGAGTATAGTTTTGCAGAGATGACCTCCATTGATTGACCTACGTGATGTCTACTGCATAGATCACCTTCATTCTATATGTTATCTTTCTCCATATTATGCTTGTATAAGTGCATTACATCATTTACAGCTACCAATGAAATTGACTTCATGATTTTAAGCGTCCAATTTATCTACTTAATCCCTTGATAATCAACTTAGAACAAGGTAATTTGCTCAACGAAAATCGTGCACTGGTTTTTATAAGTCACTTGTTATAAATACATGCATTATGAGATACTAGTTTTAACATAACACTGTACTAATGAACTGTTCTTTGACACTATTAAGTCTAATTCAAATGTAATCTGAGTTCAAATAGACGTTGGTGTTATTACTATGTGAGTATGTAGGAATATATTGTGTATTTCAATGTAAGTGTCTATATGTACTTGGTACTACTTTCATATAGTTAGCCTGGTTGAGAATGTATTTGTGAGTGCAACCAAACAGCGAGCATGGGATCATTTCACAAAGCCTCAAAGAAAGAACATAGACGTCTGGAAGAAGCAGGCTCAGGTAAAGATTCATCACCACCATATAACAGTAATTGTGTAAGTCTGAAATATTGCATGTACAAACATCTAGATGATGTGTACATTGCACATACATATGTCTAGAAGACGTTTTCATCGGtgaaatacatacagtatgtatgCATCATTTCAATAATACAACCAGGTAATGTCATCTAGTCGAGGGGAGAAGGTATGGTTTACGATATAACACCTTGGTTGTCACAaggacattttaaaaaaaatcctccACTGTTTAAATTCGGAAACAGGGGATTTTCTTTTCAAAACACATTCCTTAAAAAGTGTTGCTTAAAATACCATTTATTTGAACGCTAGTCCTCCTGGGTTTGGTAAGTAATGTATGATGTATTATGGTAAGTACTAATGAAATAAAGATTCAGAAAGGAACACTGGCAACATTAAAAAGTatagtttaaattttttttttcttatttttattatttgtttctgACAATAATAGAGTATACTATGGCTGATTGACACCAAATGAATTCAAATggttttcacattttttaaaaatggttaTACATTTTTCTTGAATAGTGTACAGAAGTGATTCGCAGTGATgaatccaggattttgaaattggGTAAAATTGTGAAATGGAAGTGCTAAACTTGattaatatcacattttttgtatttttatttatttcttaatgCTGAAACAGTAATAATACATATTTGACAGTAGGTAGCTTTGAATGGTATTGTATTTGTACACTTACCTTATATACAGGAGGATACAATCTGCTAGCACATGGATATTGTTACCTGCTATTAACAAAACTGTGTTACAGTAATATCAACTAATGCACTGATAATTGAAGTATGTCAACTTTGTTTTTAATAGGAAATAAAAGAAAGCCAACAGGGAGAGATGAGTGGgattttaaatgaaaaaggAGAAGCAGACATGGATGTGTCCGATGACGAAATAGAAGTTGAGACAAAAGAAAAAGAACCTGAAATGGACATTGAAACAAAGAGGAGGTTGATAGTACAAAGTGCACAGGCATACGCCGCTAGCAACCTACAAGCAATGTCAGACGCTAAGAAACCCAGACTTGAAAATGATGAAGGTAACATCTTCAGAAAATCCTTTTTTAAAGAACTTTCTCTAGTTGTAATTGTCCCATGACCTAGATGATCGTAGGTGCATAGCAGATgagatacagtagtagtagtcatCATGATACGATACACAGGCATAAGCCATATCTTCCAGTGAAGCCTATCTCCTCTCCGGAGAACTTTCTAGTCAATTTTACAAAACTCTTTCCTAACTTGCCTGATATGTctgtaatttttctcaaattCATCTTTATTTGAATGTTAGctaatttaaaatgtcactCCATTCCATTTGTTTAGTTGATATTACTGTATCACAAGGCATTTATTAATAACTAGCTTGTTAACAGCTGTGtttattaatcaattaatatgcCATAAATTGACATTGAATGTATTTCAAGAAATGAGAAAACTAAAAGATGAAAATGATGTGATGAAATGTCAACTGGAAGCATTCAAGAATGAGGTTGAGCTTGTGAAAGCAGAACGTAGCAAGGAATATGAAGAGAAGGACACGCAGATCAAAGCATTACAGCATGCACTGCTAGGCATGCAACAGGTATGcaatatcatatatatatatccaatctgcagacagtactgttttgatcttattagatctcgtcagtgcagctcaggttttgaaacaaaatgtaccgcagaactggcacaatatataggctgagccaggtatgcgggacatggtacacttattatgaacacaaagagtgcacaaactcaacgagcgtgctttgcaaaatgctaatcgtattcacaacaaaaatgtatatacagtatatatatgtttctaattttacaatttgagcatacagtacacatacagtacacatacagtacacatacagtacacatacagcatgatattttgtacattacTGTAGTTAAATTATCAATAGTTATCAATAGTTAAATGCGAGTTGGCTGTTAGTAaagactaaaaaaaaaactcattCAGACTATTAAGTACCAGAATTTCTTGAAGATTTTACATATTATGCCAAATCAAGGGGTCGAATTGGAAGATTCAACTGTATTTCCTACTCGCTTGTACCCACAATATTAAACTATgctaatatattttgtttagcaattaaTGGAATCCAAATCACAACTAAAGAAAATTGAAGAAGATAAGAAGAAAGAACCAGAGGTAAGCACAGACTTGCGTTTACAGATTTACAAAGTTTGCAAGAGAAGTACACGGTTGTCTTATAGTGTTTAATACAACAGCAACcaatttgttaattatttattatggacttaagcgctgtctacactatcaaactttatttgaaaaaaaatatgatgtgcccaaatatggacaagatgatgttatatcatgtgggcatattactactatatttgggcacatcacaatatttttgtcaaactagttagatagtgtagacagacaacAGTTTAAATAATTTACCATAGAAACCATCTGAATTGACCAATTGGATCAAGACAACGACAACATCTGTTGAAACAGAGTCTGACAGCAAGGAACAGTCAAGTACAAAGGAAGGAAGCAGTGATGTCACAGAGGCAGTGTTGACAGAGAAACATGGCATGCTTGTTGGTAAGTATCAAGAGAGTTCAGTTGAACCTGTTAGGAGGACCCATTTGGTACAAAAATGTCACCTAGAGTTAATTATACTAGTGGTGGTGTTGTTTGTGTCACTTGCTGAATATTTGTGACCTCTGAATATTTGTGACCGAATATCTATAAAATGCTGACCAGTAAAAACTCTCCTTTTAAGGAACACTTTCAGAAACTAgcaca from Antedon mediterranea chromosome 5, ecAntMedi1.1, whole genome shotgun sequence carries:
- the LOC140049956 gene encoding ecto-NOX disulfide-thiol exchanger 1-like, which codes for MTAPFFLQQSLHLGGGQNAMSLLGSHGIDPANNDQPLQFSAKSGPKVIVNSSMDDGGKKDNRDMMNMSRMGHGMNSSNIGGSGMNIWNEGSMWNGMGMGDGGGGGGIMTGFGNIGADNSGLGRGGMAGAALPHGGGLPHGGNIPHGGGLPHAGGLPHAGGLPHAGGLPHGGMVGGNDILPPQVMQRKETIHLSTATLLPPPSGAPPPSVREKPFGCRTVFVGGLPENITGDIVREMFAFCGEIVSYRKGKKNFCHVRFNDEISVDKALYLSGYRISLNNSKEPDNTGRIHVDYAQARDDHYDFECRQRQYAREMRHRHRMEEQLMRPPSPPVTSIPYSDHESSALAEKLKSEEHFVKAATQLISWLERGDCSKRTSSNFYSMIQLTNSQVRRLMIEKQTYNDEFDVAKNVFIQRMHCLFNQFSLVENVFVSATKQRAWDHFTKPQRKNIDVWKKQAQEIKESQQGEMSGILNEKGEADMDVSDDEIEVETKEKEPEMDIETKRRLIVQSAQAYAASNLQAMSDAKKPRLENDEEMRKLKDENDVMKCQLEAFKNEVELVKAERSKEYEEKDTQIKALQHALLGMQQQLMESKSQLKKIEEDKKKEPEKPSELTNWIKTTTTSVETESDSKEQSSTKEGSSDVTEAVLTEKHGMLVGLLATFLHVHPFGASIEYLWSYLQRLDPKVTPKEIESILVKLPTVFKQELFGVGATLEKRWQFIGFKTCLNEKE